ATCGTCAAGATGGTGCGCCTCAGTCTCTACAACCAGGACTTGTTCTGCGGCGCACAGGCGATCCTCTGGGAGCTGGAGGATCTCGGGTCGCGCCTCTGCCCTCGTTGCGGACCATCGGTCGCATCTTGAGCCGGAATGAGCTGACCCATCGCCGGACCGGAAGGTATGAGGCCAAGGGAACACCCTATCCCAGACTTCCGGCGCTGCTGCCGAACCAGACCCACCAAGCGGATCTGGTCGGCCCGTGCTATCTCAAGGGGCCGATACGCTTCTACGGGCTCAACGTCGTCGACACGGCCACGGCGACGTGTCTCTTGTATGCGGCCATTTGCGCGGGCCCGTCGTGCGGGTCGATCACGCCGCTGACTCCACGGGTCAGGGGCGCAAGATCGAACGGCGCATACGTGGCGAGACTCTCGCAGGGAGACGCGAGCACGCCGCCCAGGCGCACCAGCGCGGCCCATTTGCCGCCACGCCCGCCGCTGATCGTGTCGAGCGGGGTGGGCGGCGTCGGGTTGACATGCCTCGGCGGCTGATAGGTCCAGCACCACGCCTCGGCCAACCGTCGAGGATGAGCGCTGCCCACGGTCACGAACAGTCCGAGCGGGTAGGCGACGTACTTCACGTCCTTCACGCTGCGGTAGTTCTGGCAGTAGCTTGAACGGCCCATACGCTTCACGACATCTCCCAGGAGCACGGCGAGATCGTCCAGCTCGGCCACGATGCCGGGAACGCTCACCCACGCCTCGCGCTCGGCCTTGCTTCCATCGACCATCACCGTATCGGGCGCCGTGTCGGGGTCGACGGTCGCGAGCGCCGCGGTGAGCGCGCTTCCCGCCGCGTCGTAGAGGCCCCTCACGAACGTGAACGCGGGTTCGCCGATGACGCCGGAGAGCTCATCCGCGTACTCGCGGCGCATGGCCTCGAAACTCTCCCAGCTTGCGCGGACGTTCGAGGCGGCGCTCACGGCGGCCTGCGCGGCGTCTGTCGCGTCCTGGTCGCCTGCAAGCAGCGCGGCTCTTAGCTCGGACCGGGCATCACCGAGGATCGCGTCGGGCGTGCGGCACGTCGTCATCGCCCCATAGATGCGCTGCGCGTCCTTGGAGGGCTTGAACCCCCGCGCGGTCAGTCGGTCATACAGTGTGCTGATGGTGTAGGTGTCGCTCATGATCGCTCCTCACTCTCGGAAGTCCGAAGCCCCGCCCGAAGCGCTCTCAACAGGGCATCGCCGGACTCGGGCTCATCGGGTTCATCGGGTTCATCGGGAAGTCCCAGGCCACGGGAGAACGCGGCCAGATCCTTCTTCTCCTCTTGCTCTTTCAAGTGCTTCTCATCGGTCATCACTCCTCCTCTCGTCAACCACAACCGTCCCAGACTGTCCAACTGTCCCGCAGGGGCTCTGACCTGCACATATGCTCGGACACTTGCGATTTCCAAGGTGTCCTCCGAAGTGTCCGGCCGATGAACGGGACAGTTGCCCGGACAGTTGCATCCTCATGATCTGTCCGCCTGTTCCCGCAGGTCATCCGGCGTTACGGACAGTTGGACGGTCTGGGACGGTAGGTAGCGCGTGAATGCGTCGGCGAAGTCGCCCCGGTGGTAGCCGCGCACCGCCTTCGACTGGTCCTGCCGGGGACGGATGCCGTAGGGCTGCAACCGCCGCGCGAGTCGGTTCATGCTCAACTGGAGATCGCCCCAAGGGGATTCGTCCAGCGCACACAGGCGCTCCACCATCTCGCGTGACGTGAGGAACGTGCTCACCGATGACTCGAAGACGTCGTGGACATCGGCTATGAGTTTCTGTCCGAGCGACCCGTCGACGAGTGCGGAGTCCGCGAAGGCGACGAGCACCATGCAGGCGTTGCGGATGCGCCCCGGCCACACGCCGCCTGCGAGGTCGCAGATCGCGACGAGAGGCTCCCATGTGTCCGCTGCCCGGTCCTCGACCGGCATGTGCGGTTCGGCCTTCTCCAGCTCGCTCATGTGGGCATCGGCCCAAGCCGTGAGGCGTTCCGATATTCTGTGGAGAGCGGGACCGTCGCGGCGTGTGCGGTACGGCGAGAGCTGCTCACCCGGACCACGGCGACGCATTCGCACGACGATCGCGCGGTCCATGATCGTGTCGGGCAGGTCGCCGATGCTGGCGAGCATCGCCATGGCGAACGTGGGACAGTCCTCGCGGGTCCGGGTGGTCATGTCCCAGCGCACATACGGGCGGTTGCGCTGATGCCCGGCGTTTATGATGCCTCTCAGGTCCTCGCCGGTGTCGCTGACACGGCGGCTCCCGAACACGACGTCCGCCTCGTCGATGAGGACCGTAGGCGGGTCATCCACAGTGATGGAACGCACGAGCGCGGCCGGAGAGCAGTTCGTCGTGATGAGCGGCCGACGGCAGGTGGCTTCCGCGATGTCCATGAAGCGGGACTTCCCGCACCGCTTCTCCGGGCTGACAACCGCCGCCCTGGGAGCGTGCTCTCATGCCCTCTGCGCGTGCGTCGCCGCGATCCATGCGGTCATCGCATCATGTGCTTCACAACTTGGGAACGCCACATACCGGCCTAGCGCAACATGCAGCTCCTCGAGTAGGGCCGCTCCGTCAGGAACGCGGATCGGCTCATCGGGCACGTCGGCGTCATCCGTCCAGTCGAGCACCTCGACGTCATCGAAGGGGATTCGCTCGTCGATCATGCTGTCCGCCCGGCCCGCCGCCGTGCAGATTCGTCCCGGACCGCGCGAAGTCGCCAGCGCAGCCACGCGTCGACGGGTATGGAGCCAGTTGTCGTGCCGGGCGCCAGGACGTATGCACGCCGGCCGGTCGCCATGCCGATCGCCCGGCGCAACCTCTGTTCCTCCGCGAACAACTCGACGGCCTGTTTGCTTTCAAGATCGCGCCCGGTAGCGCACAAGTAGTCCTCCTCGGTCCGCACACCCTCCGGCAACTGGTAGTCGCCGATGCGCCTCGGAAAGAGCGTCGCCATGCTCATTGGGACCGCGCAACGGACCGCGAATCCCTTGGACAGCACTCGTCGCTAGGGCCTTCACCTGCGGAACCGTCGCCGCAGACAGAGTGTTCAGCACACGAATCCGCCATGCGTCCGCCATGCGTCACGAGAACCTCGTCGGCGGTCTCGACTTCGAACGGGATTTCCAGACGGGTCAAGAGCGCAGGAACGACAACCTTGCGAGCTCCGGGTGTGCCGGTGGTGGGCCAGTCTCGGCACGCACGGAAGGCGGCGCCCCTGCCCATCGACAGGAGTTCGGCAATCGTACTGACCGGCTCCAGCGGCCGTAGGCGCCGACCGAGGACGATGATCGTCGGCGCGTTCATCCGTCCACCTGCTCGATCAGGTCTGCGGGCTGCCCTTTGTACGAGACCGCCTGTGCCATAGCGACGAGCTGCTTGTCGTATGGAAGCAGACGCCCCGAGATGATCAACGAGACGGTTGCGGGGCTCATCCCAGCCGCGCGGGCGAGCGCATTCTGCCTCATCTCACGGTCGGCGAGCAGTTTCTCAATCAGTAGCATCGCGGCCTCCTTCCTTTGAAACTTGCTTGCGTCTGTTTCTTGGCACATACTAGTGTAACAGCCGTTGAAAGGGATGCTAAATGCCAAAGCCTAAAGAGGACGCCCTATTACGCGACCTAGCGAGGGACTGCGGTCATCTGTCAGACCTGGAGCGTAGCCTCGTCACGCAGGAGGGCTACTTGGAGGAGTACACGCAGGCAGCGGGCAACTTATACCTCCGCGAGAAGACGCTCGGTGATGCCGTGAAGTTTGTCTCCCGCCTAAGGAGGCCGTCCGATAGCCCCACGGACCTGGGCCGCGTGAAGAGACCGCATGACGGCTCTGGCAAGAGAGACGGCCGATGGGAGCTGCTGGCGGACTTAGGGAAAGCGATCGGGGATGAGGTGCCGCCGCCTCTAGCAGCGGAGGGCTTGAGCATGTGGGTATCGAGGGTCGGATTGGGCTCTGCAAGGCTTGTCTCGATCACCTTCGACTCCCGACTCTCACGGCAAGCCCTCTTCCGCGAGATCACACAGATGTGGCCCGACCTGAGATCGAAAGGCTGGGTTCGGCCGTCTCGGCCCCTAGGGGAGCGCAAGCTCACGCTCGTGCGCTTCGTGTGTCTGGACAGCACTCCCGATGAGTCATGGCGCGGCCGTCTGGACCGCTGGAACAAAGTCCATCCCAACTGGTGCTACCGGGATTCCGCAGCCATGCAGAGCGACTTCGCCAGGGCCGAGGCCTCTCTCACTGGGATCAAGCAGGGCCTTGCCTGGTACTACGATTCCGCCGTCCGCCATTTCTGGGACGCAACTGACGACGAGATCAAGAGCGCTGTCGAGTCGGACGGCATCGGGCGCAGGGAACACGACGCGCTCGTGAAGGTGTGGAACGCCCGGCGTCCGCCGTTGCGGATCAAGACCGAAGAAGAATACCGCGCGTATATCAAGTCCCTAAACGGAGCGAAGAAGAAAGCGGGCGAGTAGTCATGAGCAACCGAATCCGCAAGGTCGCGAGGCAACACTACATCGTCACTATCGAGCTCAAGCCCGATCCCATGACGGGCAAGCGGCGGCGCGAGAGTCACACCGTCCACGGCCCGCGCGACCAGGCCGAGGCGTTGTGTTCCCAGCTGCTCGTGGACATACAGCGTGGCGAGTATGTCGCGCGCTCATCCTCGACGGTCGCCGACGTTTGCCGCACATGGCTGAACAAAAAGAGCGCGGCTATGGCCGCGAAGAACGGGCAGAAGGGCTCACCAAGGACGCTTGAGAGGTACAAGTCCCTTCTGAACGGCAGCGTGATCCCATCGCTCGGCGCGTGGCCCATCCAGAAGCTCACCACTGAGCACATCGAAGCCTTCTACGCAGCCAGTCTGGAGCACGTCAGCGCAGCGACCGTGCATCATCGCCACGTCGCGCTACAGCAGGCGCTTGAGTACGCGGTCAAGTCCCACCTCATCGCGACGAACCCGGCCAAGGACGCCGACGTGCCGGAGGCCGAGCATCGGGAGATGCGCTTCCTCACCGGCGAAGAGGCAGCGACCCTGATCGCCGCAGCGACGGGCACGAGCCTGGAGGTCCCTGTCCGCCTCGCACTCGATACCGGAATGCGCTTGGGCGAGATTCTGGGTCTACGATGGTCGGACGTGTCACTCGACGCCGGACGCCTCACGGTCAACCAGACGGTACTCGAGCTGTCCTCAGCGGGAACCGGCCTCGATTTCAAAGGGCCCAAGACCAAGGCCGGACGGCGGACCATCGCCCTTGCCAGTCCAACCGTGGCGTTCCTGCGCGAACACAAGCGCGCGCAGACCGCGCAACGCCTTGCGATGGGACCGGGATGGGCTAGCAACGATCTGGTCATCTGTAGCGCCTGTGGCGAACCTGTACGGCCGTCCACGGTCTCTCGGCACTTCGGGCGGCTAGTGAACCCGCCGACGCCGAAGGCCACACGCAGGACGCCGGAGCCGGAGCCGAAGAGCGGGCCCCTGTCCAAACCGTGCCGCTTCCATGACCTGCGACACACCCACGCGACGCTCGCGCTCGCGGCCGGGATGCCGGTCAAGGTCGTCTCGCAACGTCTCGGTCACACCAAGGCCAGCTTCACCCTGGACGTCTACGCGCACGTCCTACCGAAACAGGACCAGGAAGCCGCCGATACGGTCGCGTCGGCTATCTACGGAACCGCTCACGCGCTGTGAACGTGCCACATGGCGAATTTCGGGCGAATCTCAGGCCTGAGTAGATGAACGGGAACGCTCCCGGGGGAACGTTCCCGCAGATAGATGGTGGTGGGCCCGGCAGGATTCGAACCTGCAACCAAGGGATTATGAGTCCCCTGCTCCACCGTTGAGCTACGGGCCCACTCGGGGTCGACGGCAGAACGCAGAGTTGTAGTGTAGCGCAAGCTCTCGTATAATCCTCAACCGTGCCCTGACAGCCTGTGCAGGCACAAAACACTCCTCGGTAGCTCAATCGGCAGAGCATCCGGCTGTTAACCGGAGGGTTGTAGGTTCGAGTCCTACCCGGGGAGCCAAGCGACTTCAGGACCACCGCCATGCGGTGGTCCTTTGCTTGCCGCACAAGCATCGTTATCCCAGCTACAATAGCGGGTAGGACACAAACGGGGAGCACGGGACGACACACGAAGGGCTACATGATGCGAGTCATCGTTGCCGATGACGACGAGTCTAGCCGCTACATGATGACTGCAATGCTCCGCGCTGTCGGCCACGAACCCGTTCCGGCCGAGGACGGCGTCGAAGCGCTCCGTCTCGCACGACAGGAGCCGCCGGACCTCATCGTGAGCGACATCCTCATGCCCACGATGGACGGCTACCAGCTCTGCCGCGAGTGGCGTGCGGACGAAGCTCTCGCCCAGGTCCCTTTCGTCTTCTACACCGCCAACTACACCGACGTCGGCGACGAACGCTTCGCCAAGAACCTTGGGGCCGACCGCTTCCTCATCAAACCCATGGATCCGCACAAACTCCTGAACGAACTCGAGCGCCTCCTGCAGCTTGCTGAGACGGGAGTCATCGAGCCGCATACCCCGGAGGTGGACGAGTCCGAGATACTCCGCGAATACAACACGCGACTCGTCCACAAGCTCGAACAGCAGATCGAGGAGCTTCGAACATCCAACGAGAGCCTGGCGCAGACCCAGGGCAACCTCTCACGTCTAGTCGAGACGGCCCCCGTTGGGATCATCACGATCAGCGCCACAGGGAAGGTGCTCATGTGGAACCCTGCAGCGGAGAAGATGTTCGGCTGGTCGTCCGAGGAGCTGCTCGGGCGAACCTGTCCGCTCATCGAGCAGCCTTCCGGCGTTGAGTGCATCCAGCTCCTCAAGGCCGTCAACGCACCGGTTTCCGGCCACGAGACGGAGTTCCGCGCCAAGGACGGCCACCTGGTCGAAGTGAGCGTCTCAGCTGCGCCTTTCCCCGGCGAGGGAGATGATGGTCTCCTCGCCATCATCACGGACGTCACATTGCAGCACGCGACCAAAGACGACCTCGAGGCCACGATCGAGCGCCTCTCGAACATGATGGAGGGAACGGTCAACGCCATCGCGAAGATCGTCGAGGCGCGTGACCCGTACACATCCGGCCACCAGGAGCGTGTCGCAGCGCTCGCCGAGGGCATAGCGCAGGAAATGGGCCTACCCGGGGACGCCGTTGAGGGTATTCGTGTCGCAGGACTGATTCACGATATCGGGAAAGTCTACGTACCTGCCGAGATACTCGCCAAGCCCAGGCGGCTCACAGATGTGGAGTTCAGCATCGTCAAGATGCATCCCGAGGTCGCCTACGATGTCTTGGGGGCCATCGAGTTTCCTTGGCCGATCGCTACCTATGTTGTGCAGCACCACGAACGGCTCGACGGCTCGGGATACCTGGGGGCGCTGCGAGGCGACTCGATTCTGCTGGGTTCGCGGATCCTCGCGGTAGCGGACGTGGTAGAGGCTATGTCGTCGCACCGGCCCTACAAGGTCGCTTCCGGCATCGACGCGGCCCTCGAGGAGATCGAATCCGGGGCGGGCAGCCGCTACGACGAAAAAGCCGTGCGAGCCTGCGTCACGCGGTTCCGGACGCGCGGCCTCAGCCTCGACGACCTGCAGGTGACGACACTCGCGTAGCACCCGGCCGGATCCGCCGACTACTCCAGATAGTCCTTGAGCCTGCTCGACCTCGACGGGTGGCGCAACTTGCACAGCGTCTTGGATTCGATCTGCCGTATCCGCTCGCGGGTGACGCCGAACTCTCGGCCGACCTCCTCCAAGGTCCGCGGGTGGCCGTCTGTGAGCCCGAATCTCAGTTCGATGACCTTGCGCTCGCGCTCCGACAACCCGTCCAGCACCTTGGATAGCTGTTCTTGCAGCATCGAGAAGGATGCAGCATCCGGCGGCACGATGGCTTCACCGTCCTCGATGAAGTCCCCGAGCTGCGAGTCCTCTTCCTCGCCGATCGGAGTCTCGAGGGACACGGGTTCCTGGGAAATCTTGAGAATCTCCCGCACGCGTTCCGCGGTCATCTCCATCTTGTCGCCGATCTCATCCGGACTAGGCTCCCGGCCGAGCTCCTGGAGCAGCTGGCGCTGCACCCTGATGAGCTTGTTGATGGTCTCGACCATGTGCACCGGGATGCGGATCGTCCTGGCCTGGTCGGCAATGGCGCGCGTGATCGCCTGGCGAATCCACCATGTCGCGTAGGTCGAGAACTTGAACCCCTTCGTGTAGTCGAACTTCTCAACCGCACGAATCAGTCCAAGGTTCCCTTCCTGGATCAAGTCCAGGAACAGCATCCCGCGACCAACGTAGCGCTTCGCGATCGAGACCACGAGGCGCAGGTTCGCCTCGACGAGCTGCTGCTTCGCATCGAGACCGACGGCCTCGATGCGGCGCAAGCGGCGGCGCTCGCCGCGATCCAGTTCGATACCGCGGTCCTCGGCCTGCTCGGAACGTTCCGTCGCCTCGAGTCCGGCCTCTATCTTCATTGCGAGGTCGATCTCCTGGGCTGCGGTGAGCAGCGGTACCTTGCCGATCTCCTTCAGGTACATGCGAACGGGGTCGCCCGTCAGCGGGGCGAGACTGGATGTGTCGCTCCTACGCTTCGCCTTCTTCTTGGTGGCCTTGGCTGGCTTTGGCAGCGGAATTTCGATGTGCTCCTTCTCCTCCGAGGGTATGTCGTCGTCCTCAACGTCATCGGAACCCGAGCCCTGACCGGTGCTCGCAGGTTCGTCAACGATCTCTATGCCCGCATCGCGGAAGAACCCGTACACGCTGTCGATCTGCTCGTCGGAGAGATCCATGTCCCCTATCGCGGCTTGGATCTCCTCGTCGGTCAGGTTGCCCTTGCCTTTGCCCATCTTGGTCAGGGTCTTGACCTCGGCGAGCTCAAGTTCGGGTCCGGCGACAGTTGCGACCGCCTTGTTCGCCGCACCACGCGCCGCGCGCGTCTTCGTCTTTGCAGCCGGCGGCTCTGCGGTTGCCCTCTTCCGCTTCGACTTCGCCGGTGATGCGATCTTCCTTGGCTCGTCAGCCACGCTTGTCCCACACTTCCTACTCGTTCTTCCCGGCTCCGCGGCGCAGCTTGTCCACGCGTTGCTGCAAAGCCGCGATTTCCTTGAACAGGTCATCGAATTCGACGCGGTCACTTGCCGGGTCGAGTCGCTTGAAACGGGTCTTCTTCTCTATGATTTGACGCTCGAGGGCAAACTCCTTGAGCTTACTTAACAATTCCTTGGAGATATCGCCCGTGTCTTCCTCGTCGTCGCCCCCGACGACAAGTCCGCTGAGCAGCTCTCCAGCGTCGGAATCGACGGCCACAACAGCGTTGTAGAGGTCTCTACCCGTTGCCGTACCGGCTTCCACGACCAATCTGAGCAGCGTCCGCAATTCTTGGTCGCCAAGGACATCATTGTCAAGCAATTCCCGTGCCTCGGACCGCAGCGAGCTGTCAGCCGCCAGAAGCGACACGTACTCCCGCTCGGCCGCCAGACGCGGATCTCTGAGCGCCGGTCGTTCCGTGCGCCGCGGACCTGGAGCGTCTTCGCGATCGACCGACTCCGGTCCACGCACAACGGACGGCTGCGCATGCCGCACCGCCTCGGCGACCGTGGCGTAGTCTACCAGCAGCCGGTCCGCCACGTAGTTCGAGTAGTCCTGCGCCAGGAGCGTTCCCTTCACAGACGCGAGTACCGACGCCGCGGCAGCAAGCGCCCGCGAACGGCCTTCCGGCTTGTCGAGCTCGTGCTTCTCCAGACGGCGGTCGAGCACGAACTGCATGAGCGGCTCAGCGGACTCGATAACCCCCCGGACGCCTTCGGCGCCGTGTAGCGCAACGTAGTCCGCAGGGTCCTTCCCCTCCGGTACCACGGCAACCGCCAGCTCGATCGGATCGCGTCCGGCGGTTCCCTCCACGCTCACGTCGATGAACTCAGCTGCTCTCTCCGCAGCTCGCAGTCCGGCCTCGTCCGCGTCGAAGAGATACACGATGCGTTTGGCGAACCTGCCAAGGAGCTTCACGTGATCGCGCGTGAGCGCTGTCCCGAGCGTCGCCACCGCGTCACGCACGCCGGCTACATGTAGCGCGATGACATCCGTGTACCCTTCGACCACCACAGCCGTTCCGCTTTGCACGATCTCGTTCTTCGCCCGGTCAAGCGCATACAGGTTGCGCGACTTCTGGAAGACGGCCGTCTCGCTCGTATTGAGATACTTCGGCTCCCCCTCGCCAAGGACGCGCCCCCCGAAAGCAATGGCCCGTCCGCGCAGGTCTTGGATCGGAAACATCACGCGGTCGAAGAAGCGGTCGCGCAAGTCCCCACGATCGGTGCGAAAGCCCAGGTTCGATTCGACGATCTCCTCGGCGGTGAAGCCGAGCTCGCGAAGGTGACGGGTGAGCGTTCCTCGGCCCTGCGCGAAGCCGAGCTGAAACTCCTTGGCGACGTCGATGCCGAACCCGCGAGTCGCGAGATACGCCCGCGCGGTCTTCGCACTCTCTTCGCGTCCGGACACGAGCACCTTGTGGTAGAAGTCGGCTGCCGCCTCACACGCCTCGATGAGGCGTTCTTTGTGACCGCGCGGCGTCGCGTCGCCCACTTCGTGAATCTCGATCCTGGCGCGGTCGGCAAGCGCGCGCACGGCATCGGGGAAGTCGTAGTGCTCCTGACGCATCAGAAACCCGATGGCGTCTCCGCCCTCACCGCACCCGAAGCAGTGCCAGAGCTGGGTAGCGGGATCCGCTTTGAACGACGGGGTCTTCTCACCATGAAACGGGCACAACCCCCAGTACAGGCGGCCCTTCTGCTTGAGCACGATTGACTCGGATATGAGGGCGACTACGTCCGTGGCGTCACGTACGCGCTGCACGTCTTCGTCAGGTATGCGACCCACACGCCCTCCTTTCGACCTGCTTCTCTATACCCCGTCCGGAGGTCCTGGCGGCCCCCGGGAAGAAACGACGGTGCTCCCGGACGGGGATCCGTCCGGGAGCACTCGCCGACATGACCGGCAGTCTCACGCAAGTGAGCCGCCGGGAGCTTGAATCTAGGCGCCGTGAATCTTGAGGAACAGCGGCACGAATACCAGTGACACGACTGTCATGAGCTTGATGAGGATGTTCATCGCCGGACCGGAGGTGTCCTTGAACGGGTCACCCACGGTGTCGCCGACGACGGCCGCATGGTGGGCAGCAGAACCCTTTCCACCGTGTACGCCACCCTCGATGTACTTCTTGGCATTGTCCCAGGCTCCACCGGCGTTCGCCATCATGATGGCAAGCAGGAAGCCCGAAACGACCGCACCGGCGAGGAAGCCACCGAGCATCTCGAGGTTGAGAAGGCCGAGCCCGATCGGGATGACGACGGCCAGAATGCCGGGAACAACCATCTCCTTGAGCGCACCCTTGGTCGCGATCTCGACACACGAAGCGTAGTCTGCGCGCGAGCCCTCGACACCTTCAAGCAGACCGGGGATCTCCTTGAACTGCCTGCGCACTTCGCCGATCATGGCGAAGGCCGCGCGTCCGACGGCGTTCATGGTGAGCGCTCCGAACAGGAACGGGAGCATCGCGCCCACGAACAGTCCGACGACGACCAGCGGATTCTCGAGCGACAGGTCGAGCGTGATGCCGCCCGCGGCTATTGTGGTGCGGAATGCAGTGAACAACGCCAGGGCGGTCAGACCGGCAGAACCGATCGCAAAGCCCTTGGCGATGGCGGCCGTGGTGTTGCCGACCGAATCCAACGAGTCGGTGATCTTGCGGATACCCGGATCCATGTGCGCCATCTCGGCAATGCCCCCGGCGTTGTCGGCGACAGGACCGTATGCGTCGACGCCGACAGTGATCGCGGTGATCGACAGCATCCCTAGTGCGGCCAAAGCAATACCGTAGATGCCGGAAACGGCATTGTCCGGAACCGCAAGGTTCCCCATGTAGTACGCGCCGTAGATGCAGACCGCCACCACGAGGATAGGGCCAACCGTCGAGATCATACCGACTCCGAGACCGGCGATGATGTTCGTCGCAGCGCCGGTCTTGCTCGCCTCGGCGATACCTTTGACCGGCTTGAAGTGATCCGAGCAGTAGTACTCGGTG
This sequence is a window from Actinomycetota bacterium. Protein-coding genes within it:
- a CDS encoding tyrosine-type recombinase/integrase; its protein translation is MSNRIRKVARQHYIVTIELKPDPMTGKRRRESHTVHGPRDQAEALCSQLLVDIQRGEYVARSSSTVADVCRTWLNKKSAAMAAKNGQKGSPRTLERYKSLLNGSVIPSLGAWPIQKLTTEHIEAFYAASLEHVSAATVHHRHVALQQALEYAVKSHLIATNPAKDADVPEAEHREMRFLTGEEAATLIAAATGTSLEVPVRLALDTGMRLGEILGLRWSDVSLDAGRLTVNQTVLELSSAGTGLDFKGPKTKAGRRTIALASPTVAFLREHKRAQTAQRLAMGPGWASNDLVICSACGEPVRPSTVSRHFGRLVNPPTPKATRRTPEPEPKSGPLSKPCRFHDLRHTHATLALAAGMPVKVVSQRLGHTKASFTLDVYAHVLPKQDQEAADTVASAIYGTAHAL
- a CDS encoding response regulator — its product is MMRVIVADDDESSRYMMTAMLRAVGHEPVPAEDGVEALRLARQEPPDLIVSDILMPTMDGYQLCREWRADEALAQVPFVFYTANYTDVGDERFAKNLGADRFLIKPMDPHKLLNELERLLQLAETGVIEPHTPEVDESEILREYNTRLVHKLEQQIEELRTSNESLAQTQGNLSRLVETAPVGIITISATGKVLMWNPAAEKMFGWSSEELLGRTCPLIEQPSGVECIQLLKAVNAPVSGHETEFRAKDGHLVEVSVSAAPFPGEGDDGLLAIITDVTLQHATKDDLEATIERLSNMMEGTVNAIAKIVEARDPYTSGHQERVAALAEGIAQEMGLPGDAVEGIRVAGLIHDIGKVYVPAEILAKPRRLTDVEFSIVKMHPEVAYDVLGAIEFPWPIATYVVQHHERLDGSGYLGALRGDSILLGSRILAVADVVEAMSSHRPYKVASGIDAALEEIESGAGSRYDEKAVRACVTRFRTRGLSLDDLQVTTLA
- the rpoD gene encoding RNA polymerase sigma factor RpoD: MADEPRKIASPAKSKRKRATAEPPAAKTKTRAARGAANKAVATVAGPELELAEVKTLTKMGKGKGNLTDEEIQAAIGDMDLSDEQIDSVYGFFRDAGIEIVDEPASTGQGSGSDDVEDDDIPSEEKEHIEIPLPKPAKATKKKAKRRSDTSSLAPLTGDPVRMYLKEIGKVPLLTAAQEIDLAMKIEAGLEATERSEQAEDRGIELDRGERRRLRRIEAVGLDAKQQLVEANLRLVVSIAKRYVGRGMLFLDLIQEGNLGLIRAVEKFDYTKGFKFSTYATWWIRQAITRAIADQARTIRIPVHMVETINKLIRVQRQLLQELGREPSPDEIGDKMEMTAERVREILKISQEPVSLETPIGEEEDSQLGDFIEDGEAIVPPDAASFSMLQEQLSKVLDGLSERERKVIELRFGLTDGHPRTLEEVGREFGVTRERIRQIESKTLCKLRHPSRSSRLKDYLE
- the dnaG gene encoding DNA primase encodes the protein MGRIPDEDVQRVRDATDVVALISESIVLKQKGRLYWGLCPFHGEKTPSFKADPATQLWHCFGCGEGGDAIGFLMRQEHYDFPDAVRALADRARIEIHEVGDATPRGHKERLIEACEAAADFYHKVLVSGREESAKTARAYLATRGFGIDVAKEFQLGFAQGRGTLTRHLRELGFTAEEIVESNLGFRTDRGDLRDRFFDRVMFPIQDLRGRAIAFGGRVLGEGEPKYLNTSETAVFQKSRNLYALDRAKNEIVQSGTAVVVEGYTDVIALHVAGVRDAVATLGTALTRDHVKLLGRFAKRIVYLFDADEAGLRAAERAAEFIDVSVEGTAGRDPIELAVAVVPEGKDPADYVALHGAEGVRGVIESAEPLMQFVLDRRLEKHELDKPEGRSRALAAAASVLASVKGTLLAQDYSNYVADRLLVDYATVAEAVRHAQPSVVRGPESVDREDAPGPRRTERPALRDPRLAAEREYVSLLAADSSLRSEARELLDNDVLGDQELRTLLRLVVEAGTATGRDLYNAVVAVDSDAGELLSGLVVGGDDEEDTGDISKELLSKLKEFALERQIIEKKTRFKRLDPASDRVEFDDLFKEIAALQQRVDKLRRGAGKNE
- a CDS encoding helix-turn-helix transcriptional regulator, which gives rise to MLLIEKLLADREMRQNALARAAGMSPATVSLIISGRLLPYDKQLVAMAQAVSYKGQPADLIEQVDG
- a CDS encoding DUF3631 domain-containing protein, translated to MDIAEATCRRPLITTNCSPAALVRSITVDDPPTVLIDEADVVFGSRRVSDTGEDLRGIINAGHQRNRPYVRWDMTTRTREDCPTFAMAMLASIGDLPDTIMDRAIVVRMRRRGPGEQLSPYRTRRDGPALHRISERLTAWADAHMSELEKAEPHMPVEDRAADTWEPLVAICDLAGGVWPGRIRNACMVLVAFADSALVDGSLGQKLIADVHDVFESSVSTFLTSREMVERLCALDESPWGDLQLSMNRLARRLQPYGIRPRQDQSKAVRGYHRGDFADAFTRYLPSQTVQLSVTPDDLREQADRS
- a CDS encoding sodium-translocating pyrophosphatase; amino-acid sequence: MNEAVAWLAPAAAVVGLAVAAFLGSWVLKQDPGNSKMQEISKAIQEGAMAFLKAEWRVLIVFAAVVFVALAVSGTGIREGVLTGAAFLTGGLLSATAGFVGMYVATRANSRTAQAATTGIAKALNVAFRSGLTMGLTVASFGVLGLSLWTIVFIVTGENPIADQAIVNGFALGASSIALFARVGGGIYTKAADVGADLVGKVEAGIPEDDPRNPAVIADNVGDNVGDVAGMGADLFESFVGSMLAPIVLALSLWATGTVDFAFGVTMPLLIAAAGIIMSIIGLFAVRAKEGSNLHLALNTGTYVAAILEVGAMAGLFYWWASTVGDMSRLWFFGSVVIGLAAGIAIGQITEYYCSDHFKPVKGIAEASKTGAATNIIAGLGVGMISTVGPILVVAVCIYGAYYMGNLAVPDNAVSGIYGIALAALGMLSITAITVGVDAYGPVADNAGGIAEMAHMDPGIRKITDSLDSVGNTTAAIAKGFAIGSAGLTALALFTAFRTTIAAGGITLDLSLENPLVVVGLFVGAMLPFLFGALTMNAVGRAAFAMIGEVRRQFKEIPGLLEGVEGSRADYASCVEIATKGALKEMVVPGILAVVIPIGLGLLNLEMLGGFLAGAVVSGFLLAIMMANAGGAWDNAKKYIEGGVHGGKGSAAHHAAVVGDTVGDPFKDTSGPAMNILIKLMTVVSLVFVPLFLKIHGA